The following proteins are co-located in the Brachybacterium sacelli genome:
- the ehuA gene encoding ectoine/hydroxyectoine ABC transporter ATP-binding protein EhuA: protein MPENTQHPGSPGTAHIEFRDVIKRFGSNTVLDDLNFTVAQGERVTLIGPSGSGKTTILRLVMTLEELTGGYIHVGGIPLQYKESGGKRVRVPDKERRRTTQQIGMVFQHFNLFPNMTVRENIVEAPIHVMGLGKEEASSKAEGLLEKVGLSDKKDARPSQLSGGQQQRVAIARALAMDPEVLLLDEVTSALDPELVGDVLGVLKDIAAETDISMLIVTHEMQFARDVSDRVMMFDQGSVVEEGRPDKIFSEPEHQRTQDFLRAVL, encoded by the coding sequence TTGCCTGAGAACACTCAGCATCCCGGCAGCCCCGGGACGGCGCACATCGAATTCCGCGACGTGATCAAGAGGTTCGGGTCCAACACCGTGCTGGACGACCTCAACTTCACCGTCGCGCAGGGGGAGCGCGTCACCCTGATCGGCCCCTCGGGATCGGGCAAGACCACGATCCTGCGCCTGGTGATGACCCTTGAGGAGCTCACCGGCGGGTACATCCACGTCGGCGGCATCCCGCTGCAGTACAAGGAGTCCGGTGGCAAGCGGGTGCGGGTCCCGGACAAGGAGCGCCGGCGCACCACCCAGCAGATCGGGATGGTGTTCCAGCACTTCAACCTGTTCCCCAACATGACCGTGCGGGAGAACATCGTCGAGGCCCCGATCCACGTGATGGGCCTCGGCAAGGAGGAGGCCTCCAGCAAGGCCGAGGGCCTGCTGGAGAAGGTGGGGCTCTCGGACAAGAAGGACGCCCGCCCTTCGCAGCTCTCCGGCGGGCAGCAGCAGCGCGTCGCGATCGCCCGCGCGCTGGCCATGGACCCCGAGGTGCTGTTGCTGGACGAGGTCACCTCCGCCCTGGACCCGGAGCTGGTGGGGGACGTGCTCGGGGTGCTCAAGGACATCGCCGCCGAGACCGACATCTCCATGCTGATCGTGACCCACGAGATGCAGTTCGCCCGCGACGTCTCCGACCGCGTGATGATGTTCGACCAGGGTTCCGTCGTCGAGGAGGGACGGCCCGACAAGATCTTCAGCGAACCGGAGCACCAGCGCACGCAGGACTTCCTGCGGGCCGTGCTCTGA
- the ehuD gene encoding ectoine/hydroxyectoine ABC transporter permease subunit EhuD yields MNPSWWEWDHAVAVLPVLLDGFKITLLATVLGTLIALVLGLVVALIRRSAPRVLSAPVTGVVEFIRMTPLVIQLVFANLALSPYIDSTLVIGIWVLGIHYTTYMAEVYRAGIDSVPKGQWEAATALSLPRARTWRSVVVPQAIRNTLPALGNYAISMFKETPFFVVIYIPEMVRNAQTYGGDTFRYTEAITLAGLIFLAGSYPTSVLIRRLEKKLA; encoded by the coding sequence ATGAACCCCTCCTGGTGGGAATGGGACCACGCCGTCGCGGTCCTCCCGGTGCTCCTGGACGGCTTCAAGATCACGCTGCTGGCCACGGTGCTCGGCACCCTGATCGCCCTGGTGCTCGGCCTGGTCGTCGCGTTGATCCGGCGCAGCGCGCCGCGCGTGCTCAGCGCTCCGGTCACGGGGGTCGTCGAGTTCATCCGCATGACCCCGCTGGTGATCCAGCTGGTCTTCGCGAACCTCGCGCTGTCGCCCTACATCGACAGCACCCTCGTCATCGGCATCTGGGTGCTGGGCATCCACTACACGACCTACATGGCGGAGGTGTACCGCGCCGGGATCGACTCGGTGCCGAAGGGGCAGTGGGAGGCCGCCACGGCGCTGTCGCTGCCCCGGGCACGCACCTGGCGCTCGGTGGTCGTCCCGCAGGCGATCCGCAACACCCTGCCCGCCCTGGGCAACTACGCGATCTCGATGTTCAAGGAGACTCCCTTCTTCGTGGTCATCTACATCCCGGAGATGGTGCGCAACGCCCAGACCTATGGCGGGGACACGTTCCGGTACACCGAGGCGATCACCCTCGCCGGCCTCATCTTCCTGGCCGGGAGCTACCCGACCTCCGTCCTGATCCGACGACTGGAGAAGAAACTTGCCTGA